The window TTCCGTGGCTCAATCTCAGGGAGTGGTAGATCGAGAATATGCTAGATAGCCTAGATAGCATTGATACTACATCGACAGCTTAGGCTAAATACACTACTTGGAGCTAAGATCTCCATAGTAGAATTGCCTAGGACATTATAGTGATTAGAGCCTATGGTTAGGTTCAGGGTTCTATTGTTTGTATTGTTTACAAATATGCTTGATTGGTTAGGATCTAACTCGATTTGATAGGAATTTAGCACTTGATTATTAGGGCTAAGGCTAGAGAGATTGAAGTTGTTTGGCCTAGGTTGCAAAATGGGCAGTAATGGTTCAATTGGCTCGATGGGTAAGAGGGGATTTGAAGTAGTAGGGATTGTAATGTTATCTATCTCGGATGAATTGTTGGAACTGGATCCAGGAAAGTTATTGACTGATGTAGTGACTTCTTCAGGTTGAATTTGGATAGCCGAAGTGTCTTCGGGGTTTTCTGCTTGGTCATCTTGACTGTTAGCTAGGGTTGAATTATTTGAATTGGTATCAGATGTAGTGACTTCTTCAGGTTGAATTTGGATAGCCGAAGTGTCTTCGGGGTTTTCTGCTTGGTCATCTTGACTGTTAGCTAGGGTTGAATTATTTGAATTGGTATCAGAAGCAAGGGCGGTTTGGTTAATGGATCTGGAATCATTTGTCTTCTCAATTTTGACAAAATTGGGTAGATCAGCTAGATCAAAACGCAATTTGATCGGACTCCTGATTGCTAGATCTAAGCTAGTTCCCAGTATCAATAATAATGCTATATGCAATATGAACTTTCGTTTTGTAAATGTTTTGCTTGACAACTTCAAGTTGACCTCCTTTTATTCAATTCCTCTTAAGACTATTATAGGGTATTTTAGATGAATTTACTAGCGGCCGTAATCTCTCACATGTCGCGGACAGTCCGTAGTATCTATAATCTAGTAAGGCAACAAAAGTCGCGGACAGTCCGCGACAATTTAGGGCGCCAAAGAGGACTTGGTTGGTCATAAGATGATGGTTAATTTTTTAATAAAAAAGGGGAGGTCAAGGGTTGCTATTTTCTCCAAGTGGTTTATAATATATTTGTTCAATAAAAAGAGGAGGAGAGCAAGTGTCAGATGTTACAACAGGTCAGGTTTTGGGTGTCTCAACAGTATTGGGAGGAGCAGGAGCTGCAGTCACTAGCTTAGGAGGAAACGGGTCAGTTTTGGGGGATAGTGTGACTAGTGGGGTAGGTGTATTGCCCAATACCGGAGTTGCAATCGGGATTTTGATTGCAGTAGGTGTGGGTTTAGTCTTAGCTCTACTGACAGTTACTCGTTTACGTACCAAATCATCAGCAAAGTAATCTAATAGATTTAATTGTTTTGAGTTTGACTGGGGTATTCGATCTGATTGCTATGATCAATTTTATATTGGTCTTATTGGGTATTAGTGTATATAGCTATATATTTTTTGCAGCAATTTATTATAATCGATTGTATAAAAGTTTGATCAAAAATCAGGATGGACCAGATGAGGACAAACAAATAGAACAAACCAGTCAGTCAGAAATTAGTCCAGTGTTCTCAGATATTAGTACTAGCTCCAATTATTTACCTAGTATCACAATCATCATCCCTGCCTACAATGAAGAGAAGGTAATTATTCAGTGCTTAGAGAGTATTGCTAAAGTGGAGTATCAGGGGCTTAAGGTTGTTGTAGTGGATGATGGTTCGAGGGATCAGACAGCAAAACTAGTCCGTAATTTCATTGATCAGCATCGATTGTCTCCCAATCCATATAAGCTAGAATTCTATTTGCTCAACCAAGCTAATCAGGGGAAGGGTGCAGCGCTCAATAGTGTGATTTTTGATTATACTGATAGTGAGATAGTTGGGTGTCTAGACGCTGATAGTGAGATTGATCCTCGGGCAGTAACCAATGCGATCAGGCATTTTAACCTTGATAATTCAATTATTGCAGTTTCGAGCTATATTGATGTGATTAAAAAGCCGAGCTTGTTTTATTGGCTACAAAAGATTGAGTACCTCATAGCATTTGGCCTGAAGAAAGGGATAACTAGGGCAAATATGGATTATCTACTTCCTGGTCCGGGGTCATTTTTTGTTAGAGATAGTATTATCAAGATCGGAGGCTATGATCACGATACTATTACCGAAGATCTTGGATTGTCGTTGAAGATAGTTGACTCTGATCTAGAGAACAAGAAGCTGTATTTTGCTAGTGATGTGATTACTCGGACGGATCCGGTATCAAGTTGGCAGGATCTATATCGCCAAAGAAAGCGTTGGATTAGAGGATGGTTTCAAAATCTTTTAAGATATCGCAATTTGCTGCTAAGTACAAGCAAAAGGCATAGCTGGCAATTGACAGTATTTTATCTTCCCTATCTGGTAATTAGTCAGTTTTTTGGTGTATTCCAGATTAGTATTTTATTTGTAACAATTATGATTAGCTTGATTGCTGGTAATCCCTGGGTCTTAGTGCTGCAAATCATATCAATACAAGCATTGATATTTTATTTTATCTTTACCGATGCCAATATTCTGCCGAGTAAAGAGCGCTGGAAGTTAAGTCTTGGCTCATTTTCTGTGATCGGGATGTTGATGGGGCTGAATCTTTTGCAGGCTGGGATTACGATTGGTGAGTACGGAAGGCTACTTTGGAGTATAGTGAGGCCAGATGTCAAAGATTCTGGTAGTTGGCAACATGTTTCCCGGAGTTAGATTTTCTAAGCTTGTAAACCTTCTGTAGTACCGATCAATTCTCAGGATTATTGAAAGTACTTTTTTGTTCTGTTAACTAATTAACTAACCCTCCGAAGGGAGGGATAGAGCTTTTGTGAGAAAAAAACAGTCTTAATATTGAATAATCTCTATTTCGAATTCCCGTCATTAATTTATCACTTTCCGAGATCCTACTAACCCTTCTATTACGCCCTGAGCTCCCCCTTGTATCATCCCCCGAAACCCCATCTCTCTTTGTCATCCTCCAAAACTCGAAGGCTCCTCCTCTCGTCATCCTCCGAATTCCCAAGGGGAATTACGGGGGATCTATCTCTACTGAGATTTGGATAATCACTTAATGCTAATGCTGGATCTCCATAATTTCTTACAGAAAGTTGGAAGATGACGGAGTTGAAGGGAAGCTTTGGAAGATGACGAGAAGAAAATCAATGCAGAAAGGAGAGGTAGGTTAATAGAGCCTGAAGATGAGGAGATAGGTAAGTCTACCTACTATCAGATAGTAGGATGGGATTTTGATATCTACAGGATAGCCTCTGGCTGATTCTTTTGCATTATTTCTTCGAGTTCCTTAAATTGCGTTCAGAACGGAAGATGATTTTATTTGATAATTACGATATACTAGAAGTAGCGGCTGAGTAGCTCAGGTGGTTAGAGCACCAGATTCATAAACTGGAGGTCACAGGTTCAAATCCCGTCTCAGCTACCAGATATTAACAAGACAAGGAATAGGATGCAAAAATATAATCCAGTTGAGTTAGAAAAAAAATGGCAGAAAGTCTGGGAAGAGACAGGAATATATGCCACCCCGGATCAACCGAAGAAGCCTTACTATTGCCTGGTAATGTTTCCTTATCCAAGTGGAAATTTGCACGTAGGACACTGGTATAATTTTGCTCTAGCAGATAGCTTTGCTAGGTTTCAGAGAATGCAGGGTTATGATTTGCTGCATCCAATAGGGTTTGATGCTTTTGGATTACCTGCTGAAAATGCTGCTATTAAGCGAGGATTGGCGGCTGATCAGTGGACTACAGATAATATCAACCAGATGAAGCAACAGCTCAAATCAATTGGAGCCATTTATGACTGGGATCGTATGATAAATACATCAGATCCAGAATATTATCGTTGGACACAGTGGCTCTTCTTGCAGTTTTATAAGTCCGGTCAAGCATATCAGGCTGAGGCTTTGGTTAATTGGGATCCTGTAGATCAGACTGTGCTTGCCAACGAGCAGGTTATAGATGGTAGGGGTGAGCGATCAGGAGCCCTTGTGGAGAAAAAAAGACTCAAACAATGGTTCTTTAAGATCACGGACTATGCAGATGAATTACTTGATGAGTTAGACAATCTAGATTGGCATGACAATATCAAGCAAATGCAGCGCAATTGGATTGGCAAGAGTCAAGGTAGCCAATTTGGGTTCACTGTAGAGGGTAAAGAGCTAATGATCGAAGTCTTTACTACTAGGATCGATACTTTGGCAGGGGCAACATTTTTGGTCTTAGCTCCCGAACACGAATTAGTCGAAAGGATCATTGATGATCAGTACCGAGCAAAGATTAAGGATTATCAAAAACAAGTTGCCAGTATGACAAATCTAGATCGAATTCAGTCCGATAATAAGGATGGAGTATTTACGGGTGCTTATGCAATAAACCCCTTGACTGGTAAAAGAATGCCGATTTATATTGCGGAGTATGTCTTGCCAGAATATGGTACAGGGGCAATTATGGCCGTTCCTGGACATGATCAACGAGATCATCAATTTGCCACCAAGCATGGCCTAGAAATTATTGAAGTGATTGATTCTAATGGACTAGATTTAGTCGATCAAGCTTATGAGGGTGATGGTAAATTGATCAATTCAGGACAGTTTGATGAACTTAATCAAGAAGATGCCAAGTACCAGATTACTGAAGCTTTAGCTAAGACTAATCAATCAAAATTGGTAACAAACTACCGTTTGAAAGATTGGTTGATCTCTCGTCAAAGGTATTGGGGTTGTCCAATCCCAATTATTTATTGTGATTCTTGTGGAGTGGTACCAGTCCCCGAAGCCGATCTTCCTGTAGTCTTGCCACTAGAGCAGGAGTTTGATAACAAAATCGATTCACCCTTAAAGCGTCATCCCGAATATCTACAGCTAGAATGTCCAGAGTGTGGAGGGTCTCAGGCTAGGCGTGAAACAGATACTCTGGATACTTTTGTAGATTCTAGTTGGTATTTCTTGCGTTATGCTGATAATCACAATTCTGATAGAGCATTTGATATCAGCAAGGTTAATGCCTGGATGCCAGTAGATCATTATATAGGTGGAATTGAACATGCTGTGATGCACTTGCTTTATGCAAGATATTTCACTAAGGCTTTAGCAGACTTGAAACTGGTTGGCTTTCGTGAGCCTTTCAAGCGACTGACCAATCAGGGAACAATCCTAGGTCCAGATGGTCAAAAAATGAGCAAATCCAAGGGTAATGTTGTTGATCCTGATCAGTATGTTAGTCAGTATGGATCAGATAGCGTCCGAATATATTTGATGTTTTTGGGGCCTTTTAGCCAGGGTGGTCCCTGGGATGATTCAAGATTTGAGGGCATCACTAGGTTTTTGACCAGACTTTACAGCCTGGTAGTCGATCCTTATCGGGCAGGTGAGTTTGAATCAGATCAAGAGACAGAACTAGTGCAGAAACTGCATGCCACGATTAAAAAGCTCGGGGAGGATCTTGAAGAATTGAAGTTTAATACGGCTATCGCTAGTCTAATGGAGCTAGTAAATCTGATGCAGGATAAGAAAAATCAAGGTGTAATATCATCTGATATTTGGCATCAGAGTCTTAGATATTTGAGTTTGATCTTAGCACCGATCACTCCCCATTTAGCAGAAGAGTTTTGGCGACATCTAGGGGAAGAACAGAGTATCCACCTTCAATCTTGGCCAGCCTATGATCCTGACGTGATCGAGCAATCAGAGTTAATTATTCCAATCCAGATCAATGGTAAAAAACGTTCAGAGATATTGGTTACTCAAGGCTTAGATCGCGAAGAGGTGACTAAGCTTGTGCTTGATAATGCCCGAGTGCGACAGCTGCTTGAGGGCAGAGAACCAGACAAGATTATTGTGGTACCAGATAGAATTGTTAATATCGTGTTAGAATAGGGTGCTGTATAATTGTTATTTTTCGAATCTCTAAGAAGGAGTTTAGAAGGAGTCACTTTGAAGTAAGTTTTGGATTGAACTTTTTTCAAGTTAGTGATACAATAAATCAAAGGTAAAAGAAGAAGCAAAGAGAGGTAGTATATGGCTGTACCAAAAAAACAATCATCTAGGTCAAAGGTTCGAAGAAGACGCTCACACCAGGCAATTAAACCTGAGGGTTTGATCGTTGAGCCAAGAACAGGTCAGGCTGTACCTAGACGATTATTTAGGGCAATCAATCTAGGTCTAGTCAAGCTAAAAAAATAGCTTGTAGTCTGATAATGGCATCCAATCGACATTTAGCAAGAATTGTAGCAATGCAAGCATTGTTTGAGTTAGCTTTTGGTCTTGAGATTGGCTTGATTCAGGTAGGCGATCAATCTAGTATAAAATCAATCATTGACCGATCAATCGATGTCTACAAGATGTCAGTTAAGGATCAAGAATTTTGTAGAGATCTTTATTATGGTAGTATTGAGAATCTTGATGCACTCGATCAAATAATTGCTCCAGCTGCTCCAGAATGGCCAATTGGTCAAATATCCAAAGTAGATTTGGCGATCTTGAGACTTAGCGTTTTTGAGCTAACTACTTATGACCAGATCACTCCCTATAAGGTGATCATCAATGAAGCTGTAGAGGTAGCAAAGTCTTTTGGAGGAGAAAATTCTTCAAAATTTGTCAACGGGGTACTGGCTACAGTGTATAAAGAACAAATAGAATCTAAACAAGGGGAAGATTATGTCAAGACCGATTAGGGATAATAGACAAATGGGAAGGCGTTTGGCAAAACGCTTTAAGATTACAGCGATTAGGGAATATAGTTCAGGAGGATTTGTTTTTCGTCAAAATGGCCAGGGTGATATTGATCTATTATTGATTGAAGATAAGAGAGGGCGTTGGAGTATCCCCAAGGGGCATATTGATCCAGGAGAAACATCCGAAGAGACTGCCTTGCGAGAAATCAATGAAGAGACCAATTTAGAAAGTCTAAGGTTAATAGAATTAATGGACGAGATTTATTTTTTTTATAAGATAGAAGGTAGGTTTGTTCATATGACAGTTTTTGTCTATTTACTAGAAGCAATTAAAGGCTTTCAGGAACAGATCCAGGTAGAAGATCTAGAGTGGATCACGGAAGTCAAATGGTTTAGTGCCAAGGATGCCTACCACTTGATTGAATATCCAGATCTCAAGAGGTTGACTAAGCATGCTTACAAAAGAATTACAGGTAAGGAGTTGGTTGTCTAATGATTGACAAGCTCAAACAAGACCTCCATGGATTATTTGCTGATTTTGGCATCAAGATCAATAACCCAGACTTGATAATTAGGGCCTTTATCCATCGTAGTTATCTTAATGAGAATCGAGGTATAGATAGTGAGCATAATGAGCGCTTAGAATTTCTTGGTGATGCAGTATTGGAATTAGTGGTAACCGAATATCTGTATCGAAAATTCTCAAGGGATGAAGGAGTATTGACAAACTTGCGTTCAGCCTTAGTTAAGACTGAAACCTTATCTGAGACTGTCAAGGATCTAGGATTTTCTGATTATTTACTGGTCTCAAGAGGAGAATTAAAGTCGGGTGGTAGAGAAAGAACTAGCTTGCAGGCAAATCTTTACGAGGCAATTGTTGGAGCAATTTATTTAGATCAAGGTATTGATAAGGCTAGAGAATTCATTACTACTACTTTACTGAGCAAGCTTGATCAGATTTTATCTACCAAAGCCTATCTTGATCCAAAAAGTCATTTCCAGGAGCTCAGTCAGCAATATTTCAATATTACTCCTACATATCAGGTGCTGGATGAATCAGGACCAGATCATGATAAGTTATTTACGGTTGGTATTTTTGTTGGTGACCAAAAGTTTGGAGTGGGAGAGGGGACGAGTAAGCAGTCTGCCCAACAAACTGCAGCTGAAGACGGACTCAAAAACTTGCCAAAGCATAAACAATCATTTAAATTGTAATATAAGTAATTAAGAGAAAAGGAGAACAGTGAGTAACACAAAGTTAGATCCAAGGATTCAGGCAATCAAGACTCAGCATACTTTTTGCATGATTAAGCCAGATGGTGTTAAACGTGGGTTGTCTGGAGAAATTATTAGAAGGATTGAGACTGCTGGACTCAAAATAGTAGCACTCAAAATGATGACTGCTGATGAGGACATGATTCGTAAGCATTATCCAATGAGTGATCAGGCTTGGGTAGATCGTCTGGGGGATAAAGGGCTAGGGACTTTTGAGGAATATGATTTAGATCCAGTTGAATTTTTAGGTACTTCCGATAGGAGTCAAGTCGGGAGGCAAGTTGCAGAAACCTTGGTGGGCTATATGACTTCAGGACCTGTTGTCTGTATGGTTGTTGAAGGCGTACAGGCAATCGACATGATTAGAAAACTAGCAGGCCATACATTACCATTTAAGGCAGAAATGGGTACGATTAGGGGAGATTTTTCAGTCGATAGCCCAGGAGTAGCTAATGTTGAAGGGCGAGCTATCCATAATCTATTTCATGCTAGCGAGAACCCTACAGAGGCTGCAAATGAAGTAGCATTGTGGTTTAGTGAAGCAGATAAGCAGAAATATTTCCGTGTAGATGAATCTTTGATGTATTCAAAGCACTATTAATCAAATAGTATTTGGATCTATGCAGATTTGGGCAAGTAAAATCACTAAGATGCCGGTTTTTGATGTGTCTTTGGGTAAATATGTAGCCTGGACTAACGGTCTAATTTTTGACCCAAAGACGCTGAGGGTTAAGCTTTTTAAGATTCAGTCTCACAAAGATCAATTCTACCTGAGAGTGGAGGATATTGCTGAGATTATTGCCAAAAGGATTTTGATCAAAAGTCAGTCAGACATCTCTGAAATAGAAGATTTAATTCGTTACCAATCTTTGATCGAGCAAAGTTTGACCATGGTAGGACTTCCGGTGTTTGATGATACTGGCAAAAAGCATGGGGTCTGTAAAGACCTATTACTTGATAGCTGGGGTCTTGATCTTAGTGCCATTAGCCTCAAGCCTAGCTTGTTCAATCGTCTGCTGTATCGAGAGCGAAGAATTGATGCTTTGCAGATTAAGCAAATCCTTGATGGTAAAATTATTGTCTAAAATCGTACTTAACTTTCTAGTCCCCATTTTATTTCCGTTATTATCCGAGAAATCGCTAAACCTATATTCTCACCTTCCGAGACTCTGCTAACCCTTCTGCTATTCTCTGAGCCCACTGTAGCATCCCTCAAAACCCTCTCCTGCCCCGTCATCCCCCGTATTGTTCGCAAGGAAATACGGGGTTCCTGTTATTATTGAATTAGACAATGCAAAATACTAGATATCCCATAAATACCTGCGGGATTTTGGAATATGACGGAGTAGGGTCATCCTCTGAAACCCGAAGGGAATTATGAGGGAATCAATATTTTGTATTTGTATTTATATCCACCATACTCAGAGCTAATCTTCGGATATCCAGATATACTAGAAACAAATAATACAGATAATCCATCCCATGTAGTATCTTTTTAGATTGATATCGAAAGAAGTCCAGGATGACGAATTGCTTTTGTATTTGGGTTAGCTTAATGTATAATCATAACTAGTTTAATAAGAGCGAGAATGGAGGTATATGGGATTATTATTAGTTTTGATTATTTGGGGGTTGGTTGGACTAATTGGTTGGCGAGCTGTTTTCGAACGCTAATTTGATCGACTGATAACTGTAGCCACGCCTAAGGAGTTTTTGGTAGGTCGATGGGGTATTCTCTAGGTTGCGTAAATTAATCTGGGTGATTAGACTTTGCTCAATCCATATCTGCTCGATAGAATCAATCGCTAATTTGATTAATTCGGAGCTGAGACGTTTTTTGGTCAAGGCTTGTTTAAGCTGCAAAGGGGAACGGTGCCTGATCCTAATCGCTTCTTCTGTCCAGGCTAGAATGAGGGAGTTATCATCGACTAGCTTAGATTCGATTAAGGCATTGTGTACACCAGGGGTATAGTCAAGTTGATTTTTTTGGCAAAAGCTAATAATCTCAGATTCAAATCTTGGACTATAATTGATCCAAGTGACAATTTTGTCTAGTGTCTTCTTTTCCTCTGGGCTCATAGCTTGATAATATCACAGATTGCTTACAATTATCAGATGTGATAGGGTAGAAATTGGGAGACTTTGGTTGCCCTGGTAGCTCAGAGGAAGAGCGTCTCCGTCCTAAGGAGAGCGTCGGGGGTTCGATTCCCTCCCAGGGTACCAGCTAACTAATTGGGTATATGAGTATTTGTGATACTTGGCTTATTCCGATCAGGGCAGTAACTAAATTGCTCAGAGTATCTTATTTCATGACTACGTTTTGTTTTTATCTGAATCAGTGATAATTAGGATTGATGAAATCGATTTAGGCTGGTATAATACGAGCATGCAAAGAAAATATGAAGTAGCAATCGTCCTAAGTCCGGACTTGGAGGCAGTAGTAGCCAATAGTAAATCCAAGGTAGAGGCCAGTATTACGGAATTGGGTGGCAAGATCGTAGATGTCGATGAGTGGGGTAAGCGTCGGCTAGCTTATCCAATCAAAAAACATGAATGGGGTATATATTACTTCTTTTATGTCAAAATTGATCCCAAGGATATTTTGGAGCTAGAAACCAAGTTTCGTTACAACCAAGAGATTCTGAGATTCTTAGTAACCAGACAAGAGGAAAATAAGTAGTGTCTAGAAGCTTTAATCAAGCAATTGTTGTCGGCAATCTGACTAGAGATCCTGAGCTCAGGACTACTCCATCTGGCAAGACTGTAGTAGGATTTGGTATTGCTACCAATCGTAGCTGGAAGACTGATGCTGGTGAGCAGAGGGATGAAGTAGAATACCATGATATTGTTGTATGGGGTAAACTCGGTGAGATTTGTAATCAGTATCTCGGTAAAGGACGCAAAGCTATGGTAATCGGTAGGCTTCAGACTAGGAATTGGGAGGACAAAGATGGTAATAAGCGTCAAAAGACTGAAATCATTGCTAGTGATGTAACTTTTATGGACGGAGGTGGCCAATCAGCTAACCCCAGTGTCTCTAGTCCGTCTAGCCAATCTTCTAGTGTTGTTCAAGATATCGATGAAGGCAGTGAAGTTAATCTAGATGATATTCCATTTTAGTTAGTAAGATAGAGGAGAAGATATGAGTGATCAAGTAGATAATACCCAGGTACAAGTAGATGATCAGGTTTCTGATCAAGCTCAAATAGCAAGACAATCAGGAGATAAAGTTGATTATAAGGATATCAAGAATCTACAGAGGTACATAACCCCGACAGGCAAGATTGATACTCGACGTAGAGGTGTTACTTCCAAGCAACAAAAGAAGATAGCAGATGCTATTAAGCGTGCCAGACACTTGGCACTTTTGCCATACGTAGTAAATCAATAAGCATAGATGTATTCAATTACTGATCTCAGGAAGGATACTTTGATAGATTTGGATGGAATTCCTCATCGAGTGGTCGAATATCATCACGCTCAATTGGGTAGGGGCGGAGCAACAGTTCGAATCAAGGTCAAAAATCTCGCCACCGGTCAAGTACTAGATAGGACTTATAAAAATGATGAGAAGATTGCTCCAGCTGACGTAGTACGCAAAAAGATTCAATATTTGTATAGCGATCAAGAGAATGCTAGCTTTATGGATACAATTACTTTTGATCAATATCAGGTAGGGAAATCAGAGTCAGAGGATGTCCTGAAGTATTTCCCAGAAGGGGCAGAGCTGGAGGCTTATATTTATAATCAAGCAATTGTGAGTTTTGAATTGCCCAATAATACGATCCTCGAGGTGGTAGAAGCTCCAGGTGCTGATAAGGGCAATTCTGCTAGCGGTGCTACCAAGGTAGTCAAGATGGAGACAGGTATCAGTGTCAATGCACCCCTTTTTATCAAGGTAGGTGACAAGCTCAAGGTCGATACTCGTTCTGGTGACTATCTTCAGAGAGCCTAAGCCAAGTAAAAATCATTTTTCACCACTCTTGACATAGTCAACTATCATCAAAAGTCGCGGACAGTCCGCGACAATCTTAATCTGAGAGATAGCCAACAACCGCGGACAGTCCGCGACATTTTATAGGGTGTAATATCGGTTTAGCGTAGACTTTTTATCAGTAATAAAAAAGTGCAATTAATATCCAGTAAGCTCCTTGACTTATCGGGTATTAATTGCACTTTCAATATGTTCTGGCGGGCTCGACCGGATTCGAACCGGCGATCTCCTCCGTGACAGGGAGGCATGTTAGGCCTCTACACCACGAGCCCGCATAAAAACTCAACTATTATGAATAGTTGATAGAGTAAATCCTAACATGAATGCTAGGATTTGTCTATTGGATTATTGGTAAGACTCAAGGCTTAGTCTCAAACAAAGACTAGATAAGGGTGTGAGGTTTTGCCTATTGTGTTACAATCAAAATGATCTATAAAATGGAGGTATAGAATGATTAAGGGTTTCAATAAATATTTGCTATTAGGACTGCTTGGGGTTTTGGTAGTAGGGGGATTCTTCGTTGGTTCTGCTAGACCTGTTCAAGCTGAGGAAAAGTCTGATGATAGTCAGGGGGTAGATACAGTAGTCCTGGAAGGGCCAGTGGTTAAAGTAGGTCAAGAATTAGTGGTTGATCAATACATCAAAGGGGATTTAATAATAATGGCTAGGAAGGTTCAGATTACCGGGGTGGTAGAGGGTAGTGTTTATGGTATGGCAGAAACTGTAGATTTGGATGGTCAGGTAGAGGGCAACATGCATCTTCTGGCTAGAGATATTGATTATGCCGGAGAGGTACAGGGTAGTAGTTATAGTCTTGGTCAATATTTTACTATGCAAATAGGATCAATGATCGGTGGTTCTGTAATAGCTGCTGGAGAAGGTCTGGATATTCAGGGGAAGGTTAAGAATATTTTCTTTGCAGGCTCTAGATTATTATTAGGCGGTCAAGTTGACCAAGCAAATTTACGCGTAGATAGTCTGGAGATTATT of the Candidatus Saccharibacteria bacterium genome contains:
- the rpsR gene encoding 30S ribosomal protein S18 is translated as MSDQVDNTQVQVDDQVSDQAQIARQSGDKVDYKDIKNLQRYITPTGKIDTRRRGVTSKQQKKIADAIKRARHLALLPYVVNQ
- the efp gene encoding elongation factor P, with amino-acid sequence MYSITDLRKDTLIDLDGIPHRVVEYHHAQLGRGGATVRIKVKNLATGQVLDRTYKNDEKIAPADVVRKKIQYLYSDQENASFMDTITFDQYQVGKSESEDVLKYFPEGAELEAYIYNQAIVSFELPNNTILEVVEAPGADKGNSASGATKVVKMETGISVNAPLFIKVGDKLKVDTRSGDYLQRA